Proteins encoded together in one Chitinophaga varians window:
- the ispF gene encoding 2-C-methyl-D-erythritol 2,4-cyclodiphosphate synthase, giving the protein MSSIRIGLGVDFHQLVEGRDFWLGGVKVPHHKGALGHSDADVLLHAICDAMLGALSLGDIGVHFPDTDNTYKNIDSKILLARCAQLIGEKGYGVVNVDSTLCLQAPKIKPYVPEMQAVIAEILRIGLEDVSVKATTTEKLGFVGREEGVTAHAVVLLEKIAK; this is encoded by the coding sequence ATGAGTAGTATACGTATTGGTCTGGGAGTAGATTTTCATCAGCTGGTGGAAGGCCGCGATTTCTGGCTGGGCGGTGTGAAAGTGCCGCACCACAAGGGCGCATTGGGGCATAGCGACGCCGACGTGCTGTTGCATGCCATCTGTGATGCCATGCTGGGGGCGCTGTCACTGGGTGATATCGGTGTGCATTTCCCGGATACAGACAATACCTACAAAAATATTGACAGTAAAATACTGCTGGCCCGCTGCGCTCAGTTGATCGGAGAAAAAGGTTATGGAGTAGTGAACGTAGACAGCACCCTGTGCCTGCAGGCCCCTAAAATCAAGCCTTATGTGCCAGAAATGCAGGCAGTTATTGCGGAAATACTGCGTATAGGGCTGGAAGATGTATCTGTAAAAGCCACCACAACGGAAAAACTGGGTTTTGTGGGACGTGAGGAAGGCGTTACTGCCCATGCTGTTGTGTTATTGGAGAAAATCGCTAAATAA
- the dut gene encoding dUTP diphosphatase, with amino-acid sequence MADIIVKIINKSDNELPSYATDQAAGMDLRAHLETALTLQPLERVLVPTGLFMELPVGYEAQIRPRSGLAFKQGLSIPNSPGTIDADYRGEIKVIMINLSNEPQTIQPGDRIAQMIIAPYVQAVMQPVEVLNETVRGEGGFGHTGKS; translated from the coding sequence ATGGCTGATATAATTGTGAAAATCATTAATAAGTCGGACAACGAATTGCCGTCTTATGCAACAGACCAAGCGGCAGGGATGGACCTGCGTGCACACCTGGAAACAGCGCTGACGCTCCAGCCATTGGAGAGGGTATTGGTGCCAACGGGCCTTTTTATGGAACTGCCGGTAGGCTACGAGGCGCAGATCCGCCCACGCAGCGGCCTGGCTTTTAAACAGGGTCTGAGCATTCCCAATTCGCCTGGTACTATTGACGCGGATTACAGAGGAGAGATCAAAGTAATTATGATCAACCTGTCCAACGAACCACAAACGATACAACCCGGAGACCGTATAGCCCAAATGATCATCGCTCCCTATGTGCAAGCCGTTATGCAACCTGTGGAAGTGCTGAACGAAACCGTTCGCGGTGAAGGTGGCTTCGGTCATACCGGTAAATCCTGA